Sequence from the Phragmites australis chromosome 11, lpPhrAust1.1, whole genome shotgun sequence genome:
TCATGAGCTTGGGTAGTCTTAGAGTGGGGCACCTTTGAAGCATCTAGGATCCTAATTTATGTTTTGGTAGTTAATGATAATATTTACAATACAGagtaatatgtttatttgagatatgaaaatgttagtctcaaaagTGTTGTGGAGCTAGAAAAGGCATGTGTGGAAGATGTGCAAATGGCTAGctaaggcaaaggtataaaatattgtatattttcTTTTGCCAGTCAATGgtaattagagaagaaaaatgaccgGAATTATATGATagatgtcgtactattaagaggggttgatgtttATTTTCTTGAAGTATCAAAAGTGTCATAATTGCTGAAACGTGCATTTCATCTAGAATGAGAAATTCACTTCGAGAGAAACTGGAAACCCTGCCCTCTGAGTGTTCTGAGTGTCTGGCGGTATGATCGCCAAGGGTCGGTGGTCTTACCGCCGTCTGCGCAAGGGAATAGTTCCAGGTTATGTTGATTTGCGGTTTAATCGAGGTTGtgccggtcagaccgccataGGGAACCGAGAGTTTGGACTCCCTGTTCtggctcgcggtctgaccgtggCTTTGCCGGTCTGACTGCTAGGGGAATAAAGAGTTTGGGAACTATGTTTAGGGATCATGGTCTGACTGTGGTCAGTAGCAATCTGACTGCCACTTCAAAAGAAGTTCAGAGTCAAAGCAATAATTGCTCTAAAGTAGCTATTAGGCCAGTAGCGATCTGACCACTATATGCGCAGAACTGCTAGACTTCGAGTAACGGCTACATTTCGAGTTGTATTCTATAAATAACCCCCTTGCTAGTACAAGAAAGCTCTGTAGCACTTTCATTCTGATCCATTGAGCTCTTGgcattcttctctctctctctcttggcttagtaATTGAATATTTGAGAGTgggagagcatctagtgcattgcTTTGTAATGTCTGAGCTTTGTGGCACTAGTAATTTTTCAAGGAAGCATCAtcaacttgttactcttggaggttgctgCCTTCTAGATGGCTTAGAGATGGTTGCACCGTTGAGCCATTCAAAAAGATTGTGAAGGATCCCGGGTGGTGATTATGAAAGGTTTTGAGCACGCTTCACCGGAATGGTAAAAtgctactctagtggaatcgaggtattgaTTAGTATTGATCTAATCCgactcaagatcaagttgctcttGGTGAGTCTCTTCTCGTGATGCGAATAGCATACTTGGTAGAGGAGCGGTTAGATACTTGAAGTCATTTCAACGTGGATTAGAAATGATCGACAAATCaccaataccacgggataaaattcGTTGTCATATTCGTGTGATATCTTTTGtgctatatttatattcatgcaatttaccttatgcaatttatctttctagaatataaattgttgtatGTCACCCTAGAATTGCAATTCTTGATATAGTTGTAGTTGCTTTATTTTGTtctagtgatctctagtttaaaatttgacaagttttatttgatcgcttagcaattagttttggaaccgcctattcaccccctttagtcggtatccttgatcctcCAACCTTCTCTGTTTGCGAAGCTTCTGTTGAAGTCTTCAATACGAGTGCTTTGTCGGACTCCTGCGCCTTCAACCCAAGGGTCTTCTTCTTCGAAGGCATTTTAATGGCTTATTGATTGGAACCCCACGAACAACGTCAACTGTTGTGGATGCGAGTCCAAACATGTATATAGGGAGCCTCATCACTTGACCCGGAGGCACGCGTCCTGAAGGCTTAGAGGGGATTGAACAAGAAGTGATGTGAAACTATATTGGGTGTCTCACTGGATCATTCAATTCCCTGTTACATCTAGGGTTGAGGGTTTTTATAGCACATATCTCAACAATTCCCATATAGTACGACATTGACCCTAGGCTGATAGAATATTCCATGGGCACAATGGTAAACTAATGGTCCAACTAGACTAGGTAGTTACAAAGAGTGCTGACAAGAGGGGAGAGCAGTTAGGGAGCCCTTTTCAAAGGTAGCTCTAGAGGCGCAACCGTTCGGATTATAGGGTGCGGGGACCACTCAAAGCATGCCAGATATGTTTGGTTCATTACCTTCATGAATGTCATCAGGAGTAGGTCTCCAAGCTTGACCTCCTGTGGAGGTTGCCCTTCAAAGGTTTCCTCCTCTTCGAATATTTTATTAGTGACTTTGGGTATATTGCTCTGGTCGTTCGGATGTGTCTTGAGTCATCACTATCTGACCCCGTCTGCTGTTGGGGAGACGAAGGGTAGTTATCCCTACATTAAACTTTTCGATTTTGGGGCCAAGAATCAGAATCGCAAGCTCAAACAAAACATGCCTTATTATCGGACACATCTAATCCATTGGATGGCGCCAACACAATCAAGATCCACTCCATGTTGACCAGGCAGTCAGTCGGTCGTTGACATTACAACTAAGATTCTCCAATGCACCCAACCCCTTCACAGTTCGCACTTGCCCCTCCCTTTCTCTCCATCGACAGATCTACCACTTGCTCTGTGCAGGGAACATAGTGCTAGTGCATGTAGAGGTCGACCTCCAGGAGTTCATCCACGTCATGCTGAAGCACCAAAGCGATGCATCGGTCAATATGCCCTTGTAGAGGAGCGTCTGCTTAGGTGGAGAAAGAGTTAGTtgaagaggaggaaggttgATATGGTCATATGTATGTTAAATCTGATGTGGCATGCTCTATCACAGTACCACTAGCATCCTAAAACCAGTGCAGGGAGTGAATTGATCCGATATTGAATGTTTATGTTACTTAAAGGGTATAAAATGGGCATTTTCCTTCCTTCTTATATGACATTTTACATTTAGTCTTTTTGACTTTTTATGATCTCACAAGTACGACTTTGAGCACTAATTTTAATAACTTCATGTCAATAGATAGTAATAAGACTAtacttttatcaaaaagaatttCTGAAGACAAATTTAGTAATATGATTTTCATATAGTAAGACATATTGTGATGAAAGCTCTAGAAACTTTTATGACTAGGATTATATGATGCCAAACAAAAATGAACCAAATGGGTAAGATCCTCTCTCACTTAAACTAACAACCATGTGATGGGTATATTAGTTGAGAGGGTATATTTCGGTATTACAATGGTCCATGTCAAATGTCTCATAGTCTTGTAGTTTTGCTCGACGTGAGGAAGGGAGGTGAGAGGAAGAGGGTGTTGTTCAATGAAACAACGTCTCATGAACATGTTTTTTTGGCTAAACAATAAGTGTGCACTATTGTAGCAATATATCAAATTTGGTTGGGCATGCAAATTTAAGAATTGTGGGATTACTAAGAGACAATTTAGAAGACAATATGGATTGTTTGTTCAGTCGTTCGCAAGATTACGCGGAGCCAAAATACAACATATGAGTTGCAGGGGCCCTTGGTTAAGAAGGCTTTTAGTTAGAGTTTAACCGAACAAAATCAAGTGCAGGAAGGGCTTAACTGCATAAATTAGATATTGGAGATGCACCAATGAACAAAATCAGATTTGAAAAGGTCTGATTgacaaaataaataaacactGAGGTCGCGTGTGAGCGTGTCCTCCACTGCTCCCTCCCtatggccgccgccgctcgccgcctaCTGCGTCCGGTCTCCTCCGCCTCCGTATCCAGCACCAGCCGGctcctctcctccacctcttcCCCACCTCCCCACCGCAGCCCCAACACTAACTCACTCGTCGCCTTCAATTGGTCCGACGCCGACGACGCCGACAACTCCTCCGCACCTCCACCCCCGTCCACGGCAAAGAACCCCGAGCTGCCTCCCCCCTACGACCCCTTTAGCAAGAAGCCCGCCTTAGCCGAGCCATCCGACCCCACCAACCTACAGGAGATCTTCCACCGGATGCGCACCGAGGGCCTCACCGACTACGCCATCAAGATGTTCGACGGATTGTCCAAGGACGGGCTCACCCACGAGGCGCTCGCGCTCTTCGCCATCATCAAGGACAAGGGTGCCATGCCCGACATCGTCGCCCACACCGCCGTCCTCGAGGCCTACGTCAACGCCGGCCCGGCCCACTGGCGCGACGCCGTGCGCACCTACGACCGCATGCTCGCGTCCGGTGTCACCCCCAATGCTTACACGCTGGCTGTGCTGGTCAGGGGGCTCAGTGCCAGCGACCGGTGCGCGGAGGCTGGCAAGTACCTGGTGGAGATGCTCGATCGCAGGATGCGGCCGAATGTGGCGACATACCTGGCCGCGTTCGAGGCGTACGTGAGGGcggagaaggtggaggaggggaAGGCGCTGCTGGAGACGATGAAGGGAAAGGGGTTCGCGCCGGACGAGGAGGCGGTGCGCGGCGGCACAGTGAAGCGCGGGCATGTGTTCAGGGGCGTCATGAACTTGCTCTTTGGCAAGTGATGGTGGTACGCGTAGCCTCTTGATGTAGCAGGAAATGGTGAGTCAACTCGAATTATTAGTTTTTGAGTCTTCAAGACTCGAAATGAAAGTATGTACTATATGATGAAAAAGGGTTGATGCTGTTTGATGTCACCTTGCAAGTTTTagttttatttatgttttaaTTTTGGATAGCAAAGTATTGCAATTTAGTGAGTTCCGGAACTGATTTCAATGAATTTTCAGAATGTTTCAAAATGGGTATTAAGTTTTATAGAATGGAAGTTGTGCACTATTACTTCTTTTATGATGGACTAGCATTTGTTTGCTAGGGACTTCACAGAATTAGGCAATGGAGAGAGATGGAAATATTAATCCTGCTGCCTTATCCTCTGGATTTCTTTTCTAAATCAGTAGGCAATGGAATATAATGGGTGGATTAACGAAAtgataaaacaaataaacattTTACAGCAACAATATCTTGTGGAAGTTACATGGTTTTTTAATCAGTAATATCTGACGTAGGCATGTATCTATTGTGTTCTGAtacctttcttttcttccttatAGCTTATTGTTGTATGGAGACATGTTCTTAACAAATAAGTATTTGGTGTTTCCATTGTCTTACCACTCAATCAAATCTTTTCCAGATAAGCTGTCTGCGTTTTGGTGGCATATCTATCTTCTCCTTTCGCTCAGTCACTGGCTTTGTTCAGTACTGGAGGGTGAATGTGAACCTTGTCGTCTTAATAATATAGGCAACAAGATTTGAATTGCACAGTTGATCAAAACATATAATACTGTATCTTATTACGGTTGTACCATATGGTTCTCGTTGTTGAGATCAATGTATAGCAGCATTGCTAATAGTTTCAAAATCATCACTCAACAAAGATAATCATATAACCAAAACAAAACTTAGCCCACATTCGtcatccaagaaaaaaaagCCCTTTTTGCAGTTTATGTGGTCATTTGTGTAAGTACTAATTGCAACTAATGTTTGATGCTTCACTATTTAAGATTAATATATAAAACTTCTTAAGTCATCCTCTCACTGAACACCGCATGTTCTTGTTTGGTAACAATGAAAATATTTATCTTTTCCTATGCTTTAAGACCCTAAAAATGCATGCCAGCAAGGCAATATTCAGaaattgaaaattttgatgTAAGTGCAGACTTGAGTGCAAACCTTGAGAATGAAGCACTTCAGGACCGAGATTTGCGGGTGCAAATCTGTGGTTTTCAGAGGGTGGTAGGAGTTGCTGTTGCGTTGTTAAGCTCCTGCAGTCAACATTTTGTGGAGCCAGGAGGAACAAGGGTAGCATGAGAAACATCGGTCAGGATTGCATCTTATGGGCTACTTTTATTGGGTTCCTTGAGTTGGTCGACTGAAACAGATCGAATGCGGTCAACGCTTAAAGTGTTCACCACCTAGAAACCTGTTGCGGGTGTGTGTgggtgggaggggggggggtatgACTATACTATTTTATACTTCATTGTTTTCCTATTATATTTACTGAAGAATTCTTGGAACCTGTGGGGTCAGGTCACTTGTTTGGTCACATCCCTATCTTTGTTCTTATTATGTTAAGGGAACTTTATGAGTTCCTTCGTATCTGTAGGCATTATTGCTGTTCTTGGAATCCTGAAAATAACAAATCAGATAAAATTGCCAAAATTAACATAATAAAAGAATATTTTGGCGTTTGTGGTTTAAAAAATTCAGTTGGTTAATTGTTTTGGTATGTTGGGAACAAGATTTTGGCCTGGTGAAAGGCTGTCTGACTTTGAAGTCCCCTCCCGACCCACCTGAGTTTGAGTCCGAGCACCCACCTTTAGAAAGGGAGAGCTCTTGGCCATTTTCGAAAAACAAAATTTCATGTTCTGTATATAATGCACTTTTTGATGAAAAGTGAAATAGCTGAAAACTAAATCAGATATACAAATATAAGTTTGTGACTCTCTGTAGCTGTGTTTAGCATATTGCTATAGCTaaagacaaagaaaaataaagacaATAGGACAGGTAGCTTCATTAGTTAGTTATCAGGTGCAGTTCAAATTGACAATGGCTCGGTTGAGTGAAAAACAGTCATTGCTTAGTGCATAATGTTTTTTGTAGGTCAAGGTCGATGGTAGCAGGGTGCCACGATGAATTACCTAATCAAgtatttcaaatgaaaaatatttggtttcgTATGATTTACTAACGGCACTTCATTGTAGTAATACCAGTTAAGCTTTTTTAAGGcatgaaacaaaacaaaactttTAGTCAAAATGAATTTAAGTTCAGTTAATACATTTACTTGCTGATAGTACATTAGTGTCGTTTCCATGTTCAACACCATCATCTTAGGTGAAAACCAAAAATACGGAACTAGAAAACTTAAATTATACTGAATGCATGCACTTCCACGACAGATCAACTCCCTATGAAAAGGCTTTTTGCTGTTactatgttaaaaaatatttagacgGTGCATGTCCTGGGCTGTCTTTACACAGTAAATCCATACATTTTAGCAAATGAAGGTGAAAAAGTTGAATTTGTTTTTTCATAGGCAACTCCAATACAATCTGTTTCACTTAATCAAGAAAGTTGAATGAAATGCATAAATACTGAAATATAGATTTCTTTTGTTATAAACATAAGGTGCATAATGGCGTAATTTCAATTTATTCAGTGCATTCATTTTGTATGACAACATTGCTCTGAGTTGTCCTTTCAGTAACAgggtttcttctttttcttgatgaGAAATTTAGGATCCAACAACCAACATACTAGCTCACAAACTAAACCTTTTTTCTCTAGCCAGGTAACATGGACCCTACTGGACTTCAAAAACATCAGAGATTGTTTAATAGGTTTTAAGGCTTTTATAATTATACTTTCTTAGGTCCCATTTTTTTCCTCGTCAGTCGAGCATGCATGGATTACTATGATCTCTTTGGCCCATTTCTTTTTGAAATAAAGTCAGCATTTTCTGCATATGCATCTGAAACGCTTTGTGCTGAATTATTATTCAAGCACTTTGAGGACAATGTGTATAATGTTTGCGGATGGAAGGAAATATTCAAATATGGCAGTTGATAACAACAGGAGTGTCGTCTTAAGGTTGATTGCACCAAGCAATCTCTACTACGGACTGCGAACTCATTGGTCTATCCTCGAAATCCTGCAACAGTTCGTTACTGTCATGATATATGCTGATTGTATGTTCTTTTCGCTTGAAGACATGCTGAAAAGGTCAGAAAGACACATACACCAGGTGGTCCACATGACGATTTGCTAGCCGGGTTATGTGACTCGTATAGCATATAGGCTCAGGGTCAAGTGCTCATCAGACATAGGAATGCAAAGAGCCTGGATGAAACTTACGAACATAAAGGTTCTCATCCAAGGTGAGAACTTTGTGCCTTGCCATCTGCTTGAAACGCGTTATCTGTCATGGCATTACTGAAACATCAAAGAATTGCCAACGATAGCACGTGGATCTTGATCATGCGCTTTGTCAAATAATCAAATGCCAGTTATGACACTGTGCATGTACCTAATGATGGATACTTGTGTTCATAAACATCGGAAGCTTCATGGCAAAGGTTGCACTTTTCTATCTCCTGGATCTTGATTGCAATAAAGAGATGCTACTGATTCTTACGTCTGGAATCAACCCAATAATCTGAGTAAGATACGTTTGTGCCGGAAGCTGCAAATATTAGGGTCATTGAGAATTTAAAATAGCAAATCCCAAACTTGCCTAGAAGTTGTAACCAACAGTTTACCAAGAGGGGAAGAAAGCTCATTGTTGAGCTGCGGGTTGAGGGCGCAGATCGACTGTTACGAGTTTACGACTTGGGTGTTCCCCAGTTACCAATTCACCTGACTCTGTTAGTCTGTTTACGCTTCCCTACTCCCTTGTAGCACGAACCTTTTTCATTTTCCCACAAGTTCTCGGCAGTGCAAGGAGTACCGCATCCATGGACGACGCCACAAAGAGCCAaccgttgttttttttttctttttcttgttgagGAAGAAGGTAAGGACTCTAGTCTCCACCTTATCAAATCACATCGAAGAAAACAGATTTTAAACTAAAAGAATAAAGTACACCTTCAAAGGACCAGAAAGCAGAAATCACGACGCTGGCCCCACGTACTATTGTCTCTGTGACAGCCCACGAGCGGCCCACACGAACGCATGTGATGGTCCATGACAGCTCAAATCGTGtgtaattttttctcaaaagttttgagctaaaactttttttcaaaagttttgagctaaacttttgaaaaaaaaagttttttcctcaaaagttttgacagaatttttttttacaaaagttTCTGAAAATGGAAAGTCATGGAGgaatttttccaaaaaagagaaagaagaggccTGGTCAGAAAGGTGCACGAGCAGTCAACTCACGCGCACGCGAATTAGCCAAGCCCACTAGAAagcagaaaagaaagagaacaagaaacagatagaggaagaagaaactccTAAATTAGAGTAGAGCACAACATGAGTTGCTTTAGGATCAGGAATAGACTCCTTGTCAGTGGCATCAGAAACTCTGAAGCCAACCCTCTATCTGTTCGGGTCGCTTCTGAGGGGCGGCTCAAGCGGCTCCCCAACCCTAGCGCCACCACCGCTCTCCCACCACTCCCCCTGCCTCGCCGTTGCCTGAGCATGCCGCCGGAAGCCAGCGCGGCTACAAGGACGACAACGATGGGCCTATCTCCCCTCCGTGGCGTCTCCCTCCCACCCGAGGGGCCCCTTGCCACTAGATCTGTGGGGCGGTGGCCAATGTTCTTGGTGGTGGCAACTGTCACATCTCAAATccgtaatcacataattaagtgTAACCATGTGTTATTAGTGTCATGATTAATTTCGGAGCAATTTATTTAGGCACACTAGATCATTTCGTTttgagtcaatcggatgagagaaggaaattcaggagagaaagGAATAGAATTCGCAGCTAAAATGGATTGTTCTCTAATACGTGGGCCCCACCAGGTAGACCAATCACCCCATCTCTCAAGGGGCAGCAGCCCACctgctctttctctctccctcagctcactctctccctcacccatCCTCCAACCAGCCAAGGAGCAAAAGCTCCCCCTCTCTCAAgttccctctcttctcccttgAATCCGCACTTTAGAAGTCGAATcgaggtacgtatgtggtactcacacgATTACCCTGTTCATgagctcataagcttcccatccatccaattcatttttggtTTCCCAGAAGATTCGAACCGATTTTGACtcattttggtgttcttggttgaagaacaAGGAACACtagtgttcttcctcttcccgagcaTTTCCTCCATCTCCCGATAGtcacctccacaagcaccgttggtaagtcccttaggcttcccctAGCATGAAtacatgatttggttggtcgatttcgagttggagcggagttcttgagttcttaaGCTTTAGAGCTAAAACGAGGATTTaggtgagatttgagttaggaaccGTGTTgttaggttggtgagtgagttctagactctatgaactatctcaaacatgttcccttttttggtttggagaggctcacAAATCTAATTGGCCGATATTTCCCCTTTGAAGCagcctctctggacaacccggatattccgaatTGACCCGGATAATATGGGTAAACCTGGAGAAACCCCTTGAATTGTCTTTAgaaattgttagggtttagggtacaATTTAAGTCTAGaactgatgagcccatggctcttTCAGATACGATTAATACTATTAGTATTTATCAAATTATACAAgatctaattacaagagcacgtgtgtgataattaaaccaccaggtgaactcgttccttgctgttcatccttccttggatggattactactaaattcttgtgaagttttattacttaggaatgtgggagaagcaccacaaccttacctgaACGTCACCtttcaaaggccaagtctactcgaacttgaggctaagctctagtcgtggtcgaagtcgtggtcgtggtcgtagtCGAGTCTCAGaataacacgtcagtaaaacgagtataactctctcatacgaagtctgttttaggcgatGATGGACATTCTAGGAAGCTTATGACAATCCCTTTCCAATAGATCTATTCTCGACCAAATATCCCTTTCCAATAGATCTAttctcgaccaaatattccttatagttttgctagagtcaaagaaataaagtGTTACGTCATcattttggaccctgttgggtcttgcATTCGTGTCGTAGTCAGAGTCTAaattgtgcacgcctctttccatggctgcacaaccctaagtcgacctcctcacatccccctatatatacacagtagccgtcatagtttaggcttgagttttacttagattattctatttcaTACAGTTTTGCCACTTGTTCGGTTTGTTGAACcacaactcgagcacttcattagtaatcagcaatattcagattgtatttACCTATTCTTGtctgtgttcttgattcgcttataggaaaaaccttcttagcaaggtcaaccgtgtcttggcatggttgataaccacagagtagtggtgtagtggttgcgagagttctcAATCTGTCttgatcagagcctttggatcatcaatatcgaaACTCAACTAATCGACTtacatattaccttcagaataTCGGGCATATGCAcattaagtggtatcagagcctcggttgcccgttaggtaatctcaattatcccttttgtttcatcgagttctattacctagagtctagaaaattgtcccacaaaaaaagaagaggattCAGATCTTAGTTTTCCGTTGTCCAAACTACTTTGCACCCTTCTTAATTTTGTTTTTCgttttcacgttgttgagtttgaatccatcgtcggtgtctttattgctggtcgagtcatcgtgttctagtttctagcatcgagtctttgctaatttagtcgtcgagttactcggcttgccctagtctgc
This genomic interval carries:
- the LOC133885781 gene encoding pentatricopeptide repeat-containing protein At4g38150-like, translating into MAAAARRLLRPVSSASVSSTSRLLSSTSSPPPHRSPNTNSLVAFNWSDADDADNSSAPPPPSTAKNPELPPPYDPFSKKPALAEPSDPTNLQEIFHRMRTEGLTDYAIKMFDGLSKDGLTHEALALFAIIKDKGAMPDIVAHTAVLEAYVNAGPAHWRDAVRTYDRMLASGVTPNAYTLAVLVRGLSASDRCAEAGKYLVEMLDRRMRPNVATYLAAFEAYVRAEKVEEGKALLETMKGKGFAPDEEAVRGGTVKRGHVFRGVMNLLFGK